The following are encoded together in the Bradyrhizobium algeriense genome:
- a CDS encoding UDP-glucose/GDP-mannose dehydrogenase family protein translates to MHIAMIGAGYVGLVSGACFSDFGHQVVCIDSNAEKVDSLNNGEMPIHEPGLAELVARNVEQGRLSFASDLKSAVSEAEVVFIAVGTPSRRGDGHADLSYVYAAAREIAAVLPERAVVVTKSTVPVGTGDEVERIIREENPAATVAVVSNPEFLREGAAIRDFKHPDRIVIGTDDARARGVMAEVYRPLHLNASPILYTDRRTAELTKYAANSFLATKIAFINEIADLAEKVGANVQEVARGIGLDNRIGQKFLHAGPGFGGSCFPKDAMALIKTGQDNESPVRIVETVVAVNDQRKRAMARKVANAFGGNLRGKSIAVLGVTFKPDTDDMRDAPSIPLITALQDMGAEVRVFDPVGMEQAKKVFENVTFSENAYRCAKGCHALVIVTEWEQFRALDLKELSTIMACPVIVDLRNIYSPEEVERNGFLYCGVGRPKSVAY, encoded by the coding sequence ATGCATATAGCGATGATTGGCGCCGGCTATGTCGGGCTGGTGTCAGGGGCGTGTTTTTCCGATTTCGGGCATCAGGTCGTCTGTATCGACAGCAACGCGGAAAAGGTTGACAGCCTCAACAACGGAGAGATGCCGATTCACGAGCCGGGGCTGGCCGAACTGGTGGCGCGAAATGTTGAACAAGGTCGCCTTTCATTCGCGAGCGATCTGAAGTCGGCCGTCAGCGAAGCGGAAGTGGTGTTCATCGCGGTCGGCACGCCGTCGCGCCGCGGCGACGGCCATGCCGATCTGTCCTATGTCTATGCGGCAGCGCGCGAGATCGCGGCCGTGCTTCCGGAGCGGGCGGTGGTGGTCACCAAGTCGACGGTTCCGGTCGGCACCGGCGACGAGGTCGAGCGCATCATTCGCGAAGAGAATCCCGCCGCCACGGTCGCCGTCGTCTCGAATCCCGAGTTCCTGCGCGAAGGCGCCGCGATCCGCGACTTCAAGCATCCGGACCGGATCGTGATCGGAACGGATGACGCGCGCGCCCGCGGCGTGATGGCCGAGGTCTACCGGCCGCTTCACCTCAACGCTTCGCCGATCCTCTATACTGATCGCCGCACGGCCGAGCTGACGAAATATGCCGCGAATTCCTTTCTCGCCACCAAGATCGCCTTCATCAACGAGATCGCGGACCTTGCAGAAAAGGTCGGTGCCAATGTGCAGGAAGTCGCGCGCGGCATCGGCCTCGACAACCGGATCGGTCAGAAATTCCTGCATGCGGGGCCGGGTTTTGGCGGATCCTGCTTTCCGAAGGATGCGATGGCGCTGATCAAGACCGGCCAGGACAATGAATCGCCGGTGCGAATCGTGGAAACGGTGGTCGCCGTCAACGATCAGCGCAAACGGGCGATGGCGCGCAAGGTCGCCAACGCGTTCGGCGGCAATCTGCGCGGAAAATCGATCGCGGTGCTTGGCGTAACCTTCAAGCCAGATACCGACGACATGCGCGACGCGCCGTCGATTCCGCTGATCACCGCGCTGCAGGACATGGGCGCCGAGGTTCGCGTTTTCGATCCCGTCGGCATGGAGCAGGCGAAGAAGGTGTTCGAGAACGTCACCTTTAGCGAAAACGCCTATCGTTGCGCCAAAGGATGTCACGCGCTCGTCATCGTCACGGAATGGGAGCAGTTTCGCGCGCTGGATCTGAAGGAATTGTCCACCATCATGGCCTGCCCGGTCATCGTCGATCTGCGCAACATCTACTCCCCGGAAGAGGTGGAGCGGAACGGCTTTCTGTACTGCGGCGTGGGTCGGCCGAAATCGGTGGCGTACTGA
- a CDS encoding FkbM family methyltransferase: protein MNAKQQVKELVKDAFPSIWLQWHFMKRPKSAERELSYLEKVIPDDAVTVDVGANCGLYTRRLARLSRQVHAFEPSQQMARLLRRTSARNVSIHEIALSDHDGDAELFIPQGDDGLVYGLASLEARNDSSAKIVSAHVPIARLDAVIDQDVAFVKIDVEGHELNVLNGAVELLERCQPVFLVEAEDRHRAEATRLVFEFFRDKSYRGFFLKDNEVIGVEQFDSRRLQDAGALRPDGGRKDGRFYVNNFFFFPRHLDGESILSS, encoded by the coding sequence ATGAACGCAAAGCAACAGGTCAAGGAACTGGTGAAGGACGCGTTTCCCTCGATATGGCTGCAATGGCATTTCATGAAGCGGCCCAAATCGGCGGAGCGGGAACTGTCCTATCTCGAGAAGGTGATACCCGATGACGCGGTGACGGTCGACGTCGGCGCCAATTGCGGGCTGTACACACGGCGGCTGGCGCGCCTATCCAGGCAAGTTCATGCCTTCGAGCCTTCGCAGCAGATGGCAAGGCTGCTGCGCCGAACCTCGGCGCGGAATGTGAGCATCCACGAGATAGCGCTGTCGGATCATGACGGCGATGCCGAGCTGTTCATCCCGCAGGGCGATGACGGCCTGGTCTATGGGCTTGCCTCGCTGGAGGCGCGAAACGATTCATCGGCCAAGATAGTCTCGGCCCATGTGCCGATCGCGCGGCTCGACGCTGTCATCGACCAGGACGTGGCGTTCGTGAAGATCGACGTCGAAGGCCACGAGTTGAATGTCCTGAACGGCGCCGTCGAACTTCTGGAGCGGTGCCAGCCGGTATTTCTGGTGGAGGCGGAAGACCGCCATCGCGCCGAAGCGACGCGCCTGGTGTTCGAATTCTTCCGAGATAAATCCTATCGTGGCTTCTTCCTGAAAGACAACGAGGTGATCGGCGTAGAGCAGTTCGATTCCCGCAGGCTCCAGGATGCCGGCGCGCTGCGGCCGGATGGCGGCCGCAAGGACGGACGGTTCTACGTCAACAACTTCTTTTTCTTTCCCCGTCATCTCGATGGCGAATCGATATTGAGCAGTTAG